In one Epinephelus moara isolate mb chromosome 6, YSFRI_EMoa_1.0, whole genome shotgun sequence genomic region, the following are encoded:
- the cep72 gene encoding centrosomal protein of 72 kDa isoform X4 — protein MAAECLTTITEQWIRERLQLKHPCLGDVRSLSLPGTYEEKIKHLGNALNNFVRLKSLDLSCNALVSVEGVQHLQKLERLILYYNCIPSLEELKVLYELPALRELDLRLNPLTKSYPQYRLCLVHAMPNLRKLDGCPVRDTERKAAIMQFSSDLLPKQKSASLNQVADKRSSAQRLTLVDRLTRRLSLRTDTDDIVLNFVATSHGGQSESKSESVHKEAEEPKEDKSKDFSEQRSSTPKQETAKSILRYPPTNYVPHMREPSHKRSSTSFKVTERPKVSFGPYVEKHRSVPGKQKQKEFPKQTRHAARGHYTPHPDQSHSHSYSLVNIRPPSPRRPGLNLSDPSNPILHPPRLTYSSFNKTEGGSSLPLQGEKRKRGSYRKPLEMLLNLVDKHWTGERSLHHNNNFLSQAVQILSMMENDISSREAEVRTLRQEADALNFETAVREEAHKTEVRNLSAQLEEACSAVGKLNKQLRTVLEENVALQRQLIKLERQYLKSMMKSSPITQIKEAQTEVEELRKEIEGLREKVKEAEKVKDLSNMLQESHRSLVATNECLLAELKGSGEF, from the exons ATGGCGGCGGAGTGTTTGACAACCATAACAGAGCAATGGATACGGGAGAGATTACAATTAAAACATCCCTGTCTCG GTGATGTCCGCTCACTGAGCCTCCCGGGGACGTATGAGGAGAAGATTAAACATCTGGGAAATGCACTTAATAACTTTGTCCGTCTGAAGTCTCTGGATCTCTCCTGCAATGCGCTTGTCTCCGTTGAA GGGGTTCAACATTTGCAAAAGCTGGAGAGGCTGATCCTGTACTATAACTGCATACCCTCCCTTGAAGAGCTAAAAGTGCTGTATGAGTTGCCAGCTTTGAGAGAGCTGGATCTCAGGCTCAACCCTCTGACCAAAAGTTACCCACAATACCGCCTTTGTCTGGTGCATGCCATGCCTAACCTACGCAAGTTAG ATGGCTGTCCAGTCAGAGACACCGAGCGCAAAGCTGCCATAATGCAGTTCTCCTCTGACCTTCTACCTAAGCAGAAGAGCGCATCTTTGAATCAGGTTGCTGACAAAAG AAGCAGCGCTCAGAGACTGACTTTAGTGGACCGCCTAACCAGGAGGCTCTCTCTTCGGACTGACACTGATGACATTGTGTTGAATTTTGTTGCCACAAGTCATGGAGGCCAAAGTGAGTCAAAGTCGGAGTCAGTTCACAAGGAGGCAGAAG AGCCCAAAGAGGACAAATCAAAAGATTTTTCAGAACAGAGGAGTTCTACTCCAAAACAG GAAACAGCTAAGTCCATCCTCAGGTATCCTCCCACAAATTATG TGCCACACATGAGAGAACCATCTCATAAAAGAAGCTCTACCTCATTTAAAGTTACTGAAAGACCAAAGGTGTCCTTTGGCCCCTATGTAGAGAAACACAGATCTGTGCctggaaaacaaaagcaaaaggaGTTCCCCAAACAAACCAGACATGCAGCCAGAGGACATTATACCCCCCATCCTG ATCAAAGTCATAGCCATAGTTATTCATTAGTTAATATCCGGCCTCCCAGTCCACGTCGTCCTGGTTTGAATTTGTCCGACCCCTCCAACCCCATCCTACATCCTCCCAGGCTGACCTACTCTAGCTTCAACAAGACAGAAGGGGGCTCCAGCCTGCCGCTGCAaggggaaaagagaaaaagg GGTAGTTATAGGAAACCCCTGGAGATGCTCCTCAACCTCGTGGACAAACACTGGACTGGGGAGAGATCACTGCATCATAACAACAACTTCCTGT CTCAGGCGGTCCAGATCCTGTCTATGATGGAAAACGATATTTCCAGTCGGGAGGCTGAGGTCAGGACCTTAAGACAGGAGGCTGATGCACTGAACTTTGAAACGGCTGTACGAGAGGAAGCACACAAAACTGAAGTCCGTAACCTCTCTGCTCAGCTGGAGGAAGCTTGCAGTGCAGTT GGAAAACTGAACAAGCAGCTGAGGACTGTCTTGGAGGAAAATGTTGCTCTACAGAGACAGCTCATCAAGTTAGAACGTCAGTATCTCAAGTCTATGATGAAAAGTTCACCCATTACTCAGATTAAAG AAGCTCAGACAGAAGTGGAGGAGCTGAGAAAAGAGATCGAGGGGTTGAGGGAGAAAGTCAAGGAGGCTGAGAAAGTCAAGGATTTGTCAAATATGCTTCAAGAAAGCCACAG GTCCCTGGTGGCTACCAACGAGTGTTTGCTCGCTGAGCTGAAGGGAAGTGGGGAATTTTAA
- the cep72 gene encoding centrosomal protein of 72 kDa isoform X3, producing the protein MAAECLTTITEQWIRERLQLKHPCLGDVRSLSLPGTYEEKIKHLGNALNNFVRLKSLDLSCNALVSVEGVQHLQKLERLILYYNCIPSLEELKVLYELPALRELDLRLNPLTKSYPQYRLCLVHAMPNLRKLDGCPVRDTERKAAIMQFSSDLLPKQKSASLNQVADKRSSAQRLTLVDRLTRRLSLRTDTDDIVLNFVATSHGGQSESKSESVHKEAEEPKEDKSKDFSEQRSSTPKQETAKSILRYPPTNYEKHRSVPGKQKQKEFPKQTRHAARGHYTPHPDQSHSHSYSLVNIRPPSPRRPGLNLSDPSNPILHPPRLTYSSFNKTEGGSSLPLQGEKRKRGSYRKPLEMLLNLVDKHWTGERSLHHNNNFLSQAVQILSMMENDISSREAEVRTLRQEADALNFETAVREEAHKTEVRNLSAQLEEACSAVGKLNKQLRTVLEENVALQRQLIKLERQYLKSMMKSSPITQIKEAQTEVEELRKEIEGLREKVKEAEKVKDLSNMLQESHRSLVATNECLLAELKGSGEF; encoded by the exons ATGGCGGCGGAGTGTTTGACAACCATAACAGAGCAATGGATACGGGAGAGATTACAATTAAAACATCCCTGTCTCG GTGATGTCCGCTCACTGAGCCTCCCGGGGACGTATGAGGAGAAGATTAAACATCTGGGAAATGCACTTAATAACTTTGTCCGTCTGAAGTCTCTGGATCTCTCCTGCAATGCGCTTGTCTCCGTTGAA GGGGTTCAACATTTGCAAAAGCTGGAGAGGCTGATCCTGTACTATAACTGCATACCCTCCCTTGAAGAGCTAAAAGTGCTGTATGAGTTGCCAGCTTTGAGAGAGCTGGATCTCAGGCTCAACCCTCTGACCAAAAGTTACCCACAATACCGCCTTTGTCTGGTGCATGCCATGCCTAACCTACGCAAGTTAG ATGGCTGTCCAGTCAGAGACACCGAGCGCAAAGCTGCCATAATGCAGTTCTCCTCTGACCTTCTACCTAAGCAGAAGAGCGCATCTTTGAATCAGGTTGCTGACAAAAG AAGCAGCGCTCAGAGACTGACTTTAGTGGACCGCCTAACCAGGAGGCTCTCTCTTCGGACTGACACTGATGACATTGTGTTGAATTTTGTTGCCACAAGTCATGGAGGCCAAAGTGAGTCAAAGTCGGAGTCAGTTCACAAGGAGGCAGAAG AGCCCAAAGAGGACAAATCAAAAGATTTTTCAGAACAGAGGAGTTCTACTCCAAAACAG GAAACAGCTAAGTCCATCCTCAGGTATCCTCCCACAAATTATG AGAAACACAGATCTGTGCctggaaaacaaaagcaaaaggaGTTCCCCAAACAAACCAGACATGCAGCCAGAGGACATTATACCCCCCATCCTG ATCAAAGTCATAGCCATAGTTATTCATTAGTTAATATCCGGCCTCCCAGTCCACGTCGTCCTGGTTTGAATTTGTCCGACCCCTCCAACCCCATCCTACATCCTCCCAGGCTGACCTACTCTAGCTTCAACAAGACAGAAGGGGGCTCCAGCCTGCCGCTGCAaggggaaaagagaaaaagg GGTAGTTATAGGAAACCCCTGGAGATGCTCCTCAACCTCGTGGACAAACACTGGACTGGGGAGAGATCACTGCATCATAACAACAACTTCCTGT CTCAGGCGGTCCAGATCCTGTCTATGATGGAAAACGATATTTCCAGTCGGGAGGCTGAGGTCAGGACCTTAAGACAGGAGGCTGATGCACTGAACTTTGAAACGGCTGTACGAGAGGAAGCACACAAAACTGAAGTCCGTAACCTCTCTGCTCAGCTGGAGGAAGCTTGCAGTGCAGTT GGAAAACTGAACAAGCAGCTGAGGACTGTCTTGGAGGAAAATGTTGCTCTACAGAGACAGCTCATCAAGTTAGAACGTCAGTATCTCAAGTCTATGATGAAAAGTTCACCCATTACTCAGATTAAAG AAGCTCAGACAGAAGTGGAGGAGCTGAGAAAAGAGATCGAGGGGTTGAGGGAGAAAGTCAAGGAGGCTGAGAAAGTCAAGGATTTGTCAAATATGCTTCAAGAAAGCCACAG GTCCCTGGTGGCTACCAACGAGTGTTTGCTCGCTGAGCTGAAGGGAAGTGGGGAATTTTAA
- the cep72 gene encoding centrosomal protein of 72 kDa isoform X1, whose protein sequence is MAAECLTTITEQWIRERLQLKHPCLGDVRSLSLPGTYEEKIKHLGNALNNFVRLKSLDLSCNALVSVEGVQHLQKLERLILYYNCIPSLEELKVLYELPALRELDLRLNPLTKSYPQYRLCLVHAMPNLRKLDGCPVRDTERKAAIMQFSSDLLPKQKSASLNQVADKSSAQRLTLVDRLTRRLSLRTDTDDIVLNFVATSHGGQSESKSESVHKEAEEPKEDKSKDFSEQRSSTPKQETAKSILRYPPTNYVPHMREPSHKRSSTSFKVTERPKVSFGPYVEKHRSVPGKQKQKEFPKQTRHAARGHYTPHPDQSHSHSYSLVNIRPPSPRRPGLNLSDPSNPILHPPRLTYSSFNKTEGGSSLPLQGEKRKRGSYRKPLEMLLNLVDKHWTGERSLHHNNNFLSQAVQILSMMENDISSREAEVRTLRQEADALNFETAVREEAHKTEVRNLSAQLEEACSAVGKLNKQLRTVLEENVALQRQLIKLERQYLKSMMKSSPITQIKEAQTEVEELRKEIEGLREKVKEAEKVKDLSNMLQESHRSLVATNECLLAELKGSGEF, encoded by the exons ATGGCGGCGGAGTGTTTGACAACCATAACAGAGCAATGGATACGGGAGAGATTACAATTAAAACATCCCTGTCTCG GTGATGTCCGCTCACTGAGCCTCCCGGGGACGTATGAGGAGAAGATTAAACATCTGGGAAATGCACTTAATAACTTTGTCCGTCTGAAGTCTCTGGATCTCTCCTGCAATGCGCTTGTCTCCGTTGAA GGGGTTCAACATTTGCAAAAGCTGGAGAGGCTGATCCTGTACTATAACTGCATACCCTCCCTTGAAGAGCTAAAAGTGCTGTATGAGTTGCCAGCTTTGAGAGAGCTGGATCTCAGGCTCAACCCTCTGACCAAAAGTTACCCACAATACCGCCTTTGTCTGGTGCATGCCATGCCTAACCTACGCAAGTTAG ATGGCTGTCCAGTCAGAGACACCGAGCGCAAAGCTGCCATAATGCAGTTCTCCTCTGACCTTCTACCTAAGCAGAAGAGCGCATCTTTGAATCAGGTTGCTGACAAAAG CAGCGCTCAGAGACTGACTTTAGTGGACCGCCTAACCAGGAGGCTCTCTCTTCGGACTGACACTGATGACATTGTGTTGAATTTTGTTGCCACAAGTCATGGAGGCCAAAGTGAGTCAAAGTCGGAGTCAGTTCACAAGGAGGCAGAAG AGCCCAAAGAGGACAAATCAAAAGATTTTTCAGAACAGAGGAGTTCTACTCCAAAACAG GAAACAGCTAAGTCCATCCTCAGGTATCCTCCCACAAATTATG TGCCACACATGAGAGAACCATCTCATAAAAGAAGCTCTACCTCATTTAAAGTTACTGAAAGACCAAAGGTGTCCTTTGGCCCCTATGTAGAGAAACACAGATCTGTGCctggaaaacaaaagcaaaaggaGTTCCCCAAACAAACCAGACATGCAGCCAGAGGACATTATACCCCCCATCCTG ATCAAAGTCATAGCCATAGTTATTCATTAGTTAATATCCGGCCTCCCAGTCCACGTCGTCCTGGTTTGAATTTGTCCGACCCCTCCAACCCCATCCTACATCCTCCCAGGCTGACCTACTCTAGCTTCAACAAGACAGAAGGGGGCTCCAGCCTGCCGCTGCAaggggaaaagagaaaaagg GGTAGTTATAGGAAACCCCTGGAGATGCTCCTCAACCTCGTGGACAAACACTGGACTGGGGAGAGATCACTGCATCATAACAACAACTTCCTGT CTCAGGCGGTCCAGATCCTGTCTATGATGGAAAACGATATTTCCAGTCGGGAGGCTGAGGTCAGGACCTTAAGACAGGAGGCTGATGCACTGAACTTTGAAACGGCTGTACGAGAGGAAGCACACAAAACTGAAGTCCGTAACCTCTCTGCTCAGCTGGAGGAAGCTTGCAGTGCAGTT GGAAAACTGAACAAGCAGCTGAGGACTGTCTTGGAGGAAAATGTTGCTCTACAGAGACAGCTCATCAAGTTAGAACGTCAGTATCTCAAGTCTATGATGAAAAGTTCACCCATTACTCAGATTAAAG AAGCTCAGACAGAAGTGGAGGAGCTGAGAAAAGAGATCGAGGGGTTGAGGGAGAAAGTCAAGGAGGCTGAGAAAGTCAAGGATTTGTCAAATATGCTTCAAGAAAGCCACAG GTCCCTGGTGGCTACCAACGAGTGTTTGCTCGCTGAGCTGAAGGGAAGTGGGGAATTTTAA
- the LOC126392070 gene encoding tubulin polymerization-promoting protein, with protein sequence MADQKDNIDDFKVQTAKHPNMTSVPLRPHSEQSKDRLSKRLSTESNGTSDGGMGSSTPVELTALEESFRRFAIHGDTRATGKEMHGKNWSKLCKDCGVIDGKNITLTDVDIVFSKVKKKSCRTITYDEFKVALGELARKKYKEKSGEDAEAEVFKLIEGKTPVIAGVTRAVASPTVSRLTDTTKFTGSHKERFDDTGRGKGKAGRVDVVDTSGYVSGYKHRGTYEKKVNKPTVGKPM encoded by the exons ATGGCAGACCAAAA AGACAACATAGATGACTTTAAAGTCCAGACAGCCAAGCATCCCAACATGACCTCGGTCCCTTTACGGCCGCACAGTGAACAGTCTAAAGACCGGTTGTCCAAGAGGCTTTCAACTGAGTCCAACGGGACCAGCGATGGAGGTATGGGCTCGTCCACACCGGTGGAGTTAACCGCTTTGGAGGAGTCGTTTCGCCGCTTCGCCATCCACGGCGACACTCGTGCTACAGGCAAGGAAATGCATGGCAAGAACTGGTCCAAGCTCTGCAAGGACTGCGGCGTAATCGACGGCAAGAACATCACCCTCACTGATGTGGACATTGTCTTCAGCAAAGTCAA GAAGAAATCCTGTCGCACCATCACATACGACGAGTTCAAGGTTGCACTTGGAGAGCTGGCAAGgaagaaatataaagaaaagagTGGAGAGGATGCCGAGGCGGAGGTCTTCAAGCTGATTGAGGGGAAGACACCTGTCATCGCAGGAGTCACG AGAGCCGTGGCATCCCCGACAGTGAGCCGTCTCACGGACACCACCAAGTTTACAGGGTCACACAAGGAGCGTTTTGACGACACCGGCCGCGGGAAGGGTAAGGCGGGACGAGTGGATGTGGTTGACACTTCCGGATACGTCTCGGGGTACAAACATCGAGGGACGTAtgaaaagaaagtgaataaaCCCACCGTGGGCAAACCCATGTGA
- the cep72 gene encoding centrosomal protein of 72 kDa isoform X2, with amino-acid sequence MAAECLTTITEQWIRERLQLKHPCLGDVRSLSLPGTYEEKIKHLGNALNNFVRLKSLDLSCNALVSVEGVQHLQKLERLILYYNCIPSLEELKVLYELPALRELDLRLNPLTKSYPQYRLCLVHAMPNLRKLDGCPVRDTERKAAIMQFSSDLLPKQKSASLNQVADKRSSAQRLTLVDRLTRRLSLRTDTDDIVLNFVATSHGGQSESKSESVHKEAEEPKEDKSKDFSEQRSSTPKQETAKSILRYPPTNYVPHMREPSHKRSSTSFKVTERPKVSFGPYVEKHRSVPGKQKQKEFPKQTRHAARGHYTPHPDQSHSHSYSLVNIRPPSPRRPGLNLSDPSNPILHPPRLTYSSFNKTEGGSSLPLQGEKRKRGSYRKPLEMLLNLVDKHWTGERSLHHNNNFLSQAVQILSMMENDISSREAEVRTLRQEADALNFETAVREEAHKTEVRNLSAQLEEACSAVGKLNKQLRTVLEENVALQRQLIKLERQYLKSMMKSSPITQIKEAQTEVEELRKEIEGLREKVKEAEKVKDLSNMLQESHRSLVGAAAAAAAGEF; translated from the exons ATGGCGGCGGAGTGTTTGACAACCATAACAGAGCAATGGATACGGGAGAGATTACAATTAAAACATCCCTGTCTCG GTGATGTCCGCTCACTGAGCCTCCCGGGGACGTATGAGGAGAAGATTAAACATCTGGGAAATGCACTTAATAACTTTGTCCGTCTGAAGTCTCTGGATCTCTCCTGCAATGCGCTTGTCTCCGTTGAA GGGGTTCAACATTTGCAAAAGCTGGAGAGGCTGATCCTGTACTATAACTGCATACCCTCCCTTGAAGAGCTAAAAGTGCTGTATGAGTTGCCAGCTTTGAGAGAGCTGGATCTCAGGCTCAACCCTCTGACCAAAAGTTACCCACAATACCGCCTTTGTCTGGTGCATGCCATGCCTAACCTACGCAAGTTAG ATGGCTGTCCAGTCAGAGACACCGAGCGCAAAGCTGCCATAATGCAGTTCTCCTCTGACCTTCTACCTAAGCAGAAGAGCGCATCTTTGAATCAGGTTGCTGACAAAAG AAGCAGCGCTCAGAGACTGACTTTAGTGGACCGCCTAACCAGGAGGCTCTCTCTTCGGACTGACACTGATGACATTGTGTTGAATTTTGTTGCCACAAGTCATGGAGGCCAAAGTGAGTCAAAGTCGGAGTCAGTTCACAAGGAGGCAGAAG AGCCCAAAGAGGACAAATCAAAAGATTTTTCAGAACAGAGGAGTTCTACTCCAAAACAG GAAACAGCTAAGTCCATCCTCAGGTATCCTCCCACAAATTATG TGCCACACATGAGAGAACCATCTCATAAAAGAAGCTCTACCTCATTTAAAGTTACTGAAAGACCAAAGGTGTCCTTTGGCCCCTATGTAGAGAAACACAGATCTGTGCctggaaaacaaaagcaaaaggaGTTCCCCAAACAAACCAGACATGCAGCCAGAGGACATTATACCCCCCATCCTG ATCAAAGTCATAGCCATAGTTATTCATTAGTTAATATCCGGCCTCCCAGTCCACGTCGTCCTGGTTTGAATTTGTCCGACCCCTCCAACCCCATCCTACATCCTCCCAGGCTGACCTACTCTAGCTTCAACAAGACAGAAGGGGGCTCCAGCCTGCCGCTGCAaggggaaaagagaaaaagg GGTAGTTATAGGAAACCCCTGGAGATGCTCCTCAACCTCGTGGACAAACACTGGACTGGGGAGAGATCACTGCATCATAACAACAACTTCCTGT CTCAGGCGGTCCAGATCCTGTCTATGATGGAAAACGATATTTCCAGTCGGGAGGCTGAGGTCAGGACCTTAAGACAGGAGGCTGATGCACTGAACTTTGAAACGGCTGTACGAGAGGAAGCACACAAAACTGAAGTCCGTAACCTCTCTGCTCAGCTGGAGGAAGCTTGCAGTGCAGTT GGAAAACTGAACAAGCAGCTGAGGACTGTCTTGGAGGAAAATGTTGCTCTACAGAGACAGCTCATCAAGTTAGAACGTCAGTATCTCAAGTCTATGATGAAAAGTTCACCCATTACTCAGATTAAAG AAGCTCAGACAGAAGTGGAGGAGCTGAGAAAAGAGATCGAGGGGTTGAGGGAGAAAGTCAAGGAGGCTGAGAAAGTCAAGGATTTGTCAAATATGCTTCAAGAAAGCCACAG GTCACTGgtcggtgctgctgctgctgctgctgctggggagTTTTAG